The Prevotella herbatica genome contains the following window.
TGTTCTCAAGACGAGCGGCAGCGTTGATACGCTGAATCCACAATGCGCGGAAATTGCGCTTCTTGTTTCTACGATCGCGGTAAGCGTAAGTAAGACCCTTTTCCCAGGTATTTTTAGCTACCGTCCAAACATTCTTTCTAGCTCCATAATAACCTTTAGTGAGCTTAAGAATTCTATTTCTCTTTGCTTTTGAAGCAACGTGATTTACTGATCTTGGCATAGTTTTCTTTCTTCTTTAAATGTTCTACTAAGTTAAATTAACGGAGGCAGAGCAAGTCACGAACCTGCTTCATGTTAGTTTGGTCAACCATTGTCTGGTGAACAAGATTTCTCTTCTGCTTCTTTGTTTTCTTAGTCAGAATGTGACTGTGGTAAGCATGATGTCTTTTAATCTTACCAGTACCGGTGAAAGTAAATCTTTTCTTCGCACCGGAATTTGTCTTAACTTTTGGCATTTTTTTTATTTTTTTAAATTGTTATCTATGAGTGGCAACGCATATACCCGGCGTTACGCACTTATTTTGTCCTTAATCTTCTGAGCTTTTGTCGTCTTTCAGCTTACTAAAAACATCCACGCCGACCTTCACTTCTGTGAATTAATCGTTGCTTTCGTTATTATCTTCTACAAGATTATCAACTCTTTCAGCTGAATCAGACCCACTCTCACGCTTCTCCCTGTCCAACTTCTGTTGGCTCTTCTTTACAACACCAATTTTCTTTGGAGCAATATATAGGAACATTTTCTTACCTTCAAGTTTAGGCATCTGTTCTACCTTACCGTATCCCTCAAGATCATTAGCAAAGCGGAGTAACAAAACTTCACCTTGTTCCTTGAAAAGAATAGAACGACCACGGAAAAACACATAAGCACGAACCTTATTTCCTTCATTTAGGAATTCCTGTGCATGCTTCAGCTTAAATTGATAGTCATGCTCATCGGTTTGAGGCCCGAAACGAATTTCTTTCACCTCTACCTTTATCTGCTTCTGTTTCATCTCTTTCTGATGTTTCTTCTGCTGATACAGGAATTTTGAATAGTCTATGAGACGACAAACAGGAGGCTGCGCATTAGGAGATATCTCAACAAGGTCTACTCCCTGCTGGCGCGCCATATCTAAAGCTTTTCGTGTAGGAATCACTTCTGACCCGTCCTCTCCTACAATTCGGACTTCACGTACACGTATCTGTTCATTCGCACGGTACTGATTTTTCAATTTGTCATTCTTCATTAAACTATTTTATGTTCGTTTATACACTAAACGGATGCAAAATTACTAAAAAGTCGGGAAATACCAAAATAAATCCCGATTTTTTTATTTTATTATTCTTATATTATATATAATTACTCATTAACGGCAGAAAGCATTTCCTTTACTTCTGCATTGATACGCTGTGCAAACTCTTCCATCTTCATGGTTGCCTGTTCGCCACCACCCTGCTTACGCATGCTGACAAGGCCTTCTGCACTTTCGTTCTCTCCTACGATAACCATATAAGGTACACGCTTCAACTCATTGTCACGAATTTTGCGTCCTATCTTCTCATTACGGTCATCAATAGTTGCTCTAACACCAACAGAATCAAAATATTGACCAA
Protein-coding sequences here:
- the rplT gene encoding 50S ribosomal protein L20, with the protein product MPRSVNHVASKAKRNRILKLTKGYYGARKNVWTVAKNTWEKGLTYAYRDRRNKKRNFRALWIQRINAAARLENMSYSTLMGALHKAGIEINRKVLADLAVNNPEAFKAIVDKVK
- the rpmI gene encoding 50S ribosomal protein L35, translating into MPKVKTNSGAKKRFTFTGTGKIKRHHAYHSHILTKKTKKQKRNLVHQTMVDQTNMKQVRDLLCLR
- the infC gene encoding translation initiation factor IF-3; protein product: MKNDKLKNQYRANEQIRVREVRIVGEDGSEVIPTRKALDMARQQGVDLVEISPNAQPPVCRLIDYSKFLYQQKKHQKEMKQKQIKVEVKEIRFGPQTDEHDYQFKLKHAQEFLNEGNKVRAYVFFRGRSILFKEQGEVLLLRFANDLEGYGKVEQMPKLEGKKMFLYIAPKKIGVVKKSQQKLDREKRESGSDSAERVDNLVEDNNESND